A window of the Henckelia pumila isolate YLH828 chromosome 3, ASM3356847v2, whole genome shotgun sequence genome harbors these coding sequences:
- the LOC140887772 gene encoding uncharacterized protein isoform X2 → MDNSCPLILEISSDEESGFLDIKEGDFTGDGGGFGDREDHNWLSKLLGEVDGDKDDDSDEVLLVSEMIPNPKKPRLQSWKPAWEIVCGGGDEDDDDCVILECESDQARVVKNDGVDNLGGGGGGGSGDSDDLEIVGEKGEVACRDFPHARHLCANFAFASTPHDVHCSQCHCYVCDSLAPCAHWGTGISKSDHCHASDKEDYWKTERIRAKNRDQPLRALPGTIDAFFSAGHRQTSQVPALLQPLANSLLQNQAFRQVPFRPCFKSSTVNVPIAINQNGSHLAGRVIPRYKTHPQYSPQQLHTMRSKDATTIGNSSNPMNRGHPIVHRPTFKGPGFVEALPNSSNPMNRGPPIVHRPTFKGPGFVEALPNSRHGHDRRYYRSQVSRGSLLKRCPGLNNGNSFNHPQNTVHRAAHPVLPQPNFPVPQSINVGSVNYIHSDPQVHSKPNSSHVVGGSMHSQPDTPSQSYMGDNFENGITFHSQVLSQPNLEVHEVSVPPLLDKIFQPNFPASSQRLLSKQLDSSNEHGKQIHSTPVIPSPLNQSPQFPEFGEHTTLCINPQNNYHENSQSQGVKNTIHADFGVNWNTSLSRNDVLISSEISQLQSATSADNTQRPSMTENDCSIVPPDSFYPQSVPPGSGQLLGADNDSHFPVGQDPNSLNFSFDNWIMENPSFPGDLEVSPMSPGLSVFSPEPASIDAGTLFDF, encoded by the exons ATGGATAATTCATGCCCACTGATACTGGAGATTAGCTCCGACGAGGAGTCGGGTTTCTTAGACATCAAAGAAGGAGATTTTACTGGCGATGGAGGCGGATTTGGCGACAGGGAAGACCACAATTGGTTGTCGAAGCTATTAGGTGAGGTGGATGGAGACAAGGATGATGATTCTGATGAGGTTTTGTTGGTGAGTGAGATGATTCCAAATCCTAAAAAGCCGAGATTACAATCTTGGAAGCCAGCCTGGGAAATTGTTTGTGGCGGAGgggatgaagatgatgatgattgtGTAATTTTGGAGTGTGAATCCGATCAAGCCAGAGTTGTTAAGAATGATGGAGTAGATAACcttggtggtggtggtggtggtggtagTGGTGATTCCGATGATTTGGAAATTGTTGGTGAGAAGGGTGAG GTTGCATGCAGAGACTTTCCTCATGCTCGGCATCTTTGTGCCAATTTTGCCTTCGCTTCTACTCCCCATGACGTCCACTGCAGCCAG TGTCACTGTTATGTTTGTGATTCACTTGCTCCATGTGCTCATTGGGGCACTGGCATTTCAAAATCTGACCATTGCCATGCTAGCGATAAAGAGGATTACTGGAAAACAGAGAGGATAAGGGCCAAGAATCGTGATCAGCCTCTACGTGCTCTTCCTGGTACTATTGATGCTTTTTTCTCAGCAGGACATCGCCAAACGTCTCAAGTTCCAGCACTCCTTCAACCATTGGCCAACTCTTTGCTGCAGAATCAGGCTTTTAGGCAAGTCCCATTCCGTCCTTGTTTTAAGTCATCTACTGTTAATGTGCCGATTGCCATTAATCAAAATGGAAGCCACCTAGCTGGACGTGTAATTCCCAGATATAAAACTCATCCACAATACAGCCCCCAACAGTTGCACACCATGCGAAGTAAGGATGCTACCACAATAGGTAACAGCAGCAATCCAATGAATAGAGGACATCCGATTGTTCACCGTCCAACATTCAAGGGGCCTGGATTCGTTGAGGCTCTACCAAACAGCAGCAATCCAATGAATAGAGGACCTCCGATTGTTCACCGTCCAACATTCAAGGGGCCTGGATTCGTTGAGGCTCTACCAAACAGCAGACACGGTCACGACAGAAGGTATTACAGGTCCCAAGTATCACGAGGCTCTCTTCTAAAGAGGTGTCCTGGATTGAATAATGGCAACAGTTTCAATCATCCGCAAAATACTGTGCACCGTGCTGCTCATCCAGTGCTTCCCCAACCAAATTTTCCTGTTCCACAAAGCATAAATGTTGGGTCGGTAAACTACATTCATTCAGACCCTCAAGTACACTCAAAGCCAAACTCAAGCCATGTGGTTGGAGGTTCAATGCACAGCCAGCCTGACACGCCTTCTCAATCATATATGGGTGACAACTTTGAAAATGGAATAACTTTTCATTCTCAAGTATTATCGCAGCCAAATTTGGAAGTCCACGAGGTTAGTGTTCCCCCCCTACTCGACAAAATCTTTCAGCCCAACTTTCCTGCATCTTCTCAGCGTCTGTTATCCAAGCAGCTGGATTCAAGCAATGAACATGGGAAACAGATCCATTCGACGCCAGTGATACCCTCTCCTCTAAATCAGTCCCCACAGTTTCCAGAATTCGGCGAGCATACTACCTTATGTATTAATCCCCAAAATAATTACCATGAAAACAGTCAATCTCAAGGTGTTAAAAATACTATTCATGCAGACTTTGGTGTTAACTGGAACACTTCTCTCAGTCGTAACGATGTATTGATTTCTTCAGAGATTTCCCAACTACAAAGTGCAACATCAGCTGATAACACTCAGCGACCAAGTATGACGGAAAATGATTGTAGTATAGTGCCACCCGACAGTTTCTATCCCCAAAGTGTTCCACCAGGAAGCGGACAGCTTCTCGGAGCTGACAATGACAGCCATTTTCCTGTAGGCCAAGATCCCAACTCATTGAACTTTAGTTTCGACAATTGGATAATGGAGAATCCATCTTTTCCAGGCGACTTGGAAGTGAGTCCTATGTCTCCTGGCCTGAGTGTATTCTCACCTGAACCTGCTTCCATAGATGCAGGTACTCTTTTTGATTTCTAA
- the LOC140887772 gene encoding uncharacterized protein isoform X3, with product MDNSCPLILEISSDEESGFLDIKEGDFTGDGGGFGDREDHNWLSKLLGEVDGDKDDDSDEVLLVSEMIPNPKKPRLQSWKPAWEIVCGGGDEDDDDCVILECESDQARVVKNDGVDNLGGGGGGGSGDSDDLEIVGEKGEVACRDFPHARHLCANFAFASTPHDVHCSQCHCYVCDSLAPCAHWGTGISKSDHCHASDKEDYWKTERIRAKNRDQPLRALPGTIDAFFSAGHRQTSQVPALLQPLANSLLQNQAFRQVPFRPCFKSSTVNVPIAINQNGSHLAGRVIPRYKTHPQYSPQQLHTMRSKDATTIGNSSNPMNRGHPIVHRPTFKGPGFVEALPNSSNPMNRGPPIVHRPTFKGPGFVEALPNSRHGHDRRYYRSQVSRGSLLKRCPGLNNGNSFNHPQNTVHRAAHPVLPQPNFPVPQSINVGSVNYIHSDPQVHSKPNSSHVVGGSMHSQPDTPSQSYMGDNFENGITFHSQVLSQPNLEVHELDSSNEHGKQIHSTPVIPSPLNQSPQFPEFGEHTTLCINPQNNYHENSQSQGVKNTIHADFGVNWNTSLSRNDVLISSEISQLQSATSADNTQRPSMTENDCSIVPPDSFYPQSVPPGSGQLLGADNDSHFPVGQDPNSLNFSFDNWIMENPSFPGDLEVSPMSPGLSVFSPEPASIDAGDKNPTIY from the exons ATGGATAATTCATGCCCACTGATACTGGAGATTAGCTCCGACGAGGAGTCGGGTTTCTTAGACATCAAAGAAGGAGATTTTACTGGCGATGGAGGCGGATTTGGCGACAGGGAAGACCACAATTGGTTGTCGAAGCTATTAGGTGAGGTGGATGGAGACAAGGATGATGATTCTGATGAGGTTTTGTTGGTGAGTGAGATGATTCCAAATCCTAAAAAGCCGAGATTACAATCTTGGAAGCCAGCCTGGGAAATTGTTTGTGGCGGAGgggatgaagatgatgatgattgtGTAATTTTGGAGTGTGAATCCGATCAAGCCAGAGTTGTTAAGAATGATGGAGTAGATAACcttggtggtggtggtggtggtggtagTGGTGATTCCGATGATTTGGAAATTGTTGGTGAGAAGGGTGAG GTTGCATGCAGAGACTTTCCTCATGCTCGGCATCTTTGTGCCAATTTTGCCTTCGCTTCTACTCCCCATGACGTCCACTGCAGCCAG TGTCACTGTTATGTTTGTGATTCACTTGCTCCATGTGCTCATTGGGGCACTGGCATTTCAAAATCTGACCATTGCCATGCTAGCGATAAAGAGGATTACTGGAAAACAGAGAGGATAAGGGCCAAGAATCGTGATCAGCCTCTACGTGCTCTTCCTGGTACTATTGATGCTTTTTTCTCAGCAGGACATCGCCAAACGTCTCAAGTTCCAGCACTCCTTCAACCATTGGCCAACTCTTTGCTGCAGAATCAGGCTTTTAGGCAAGTCCCATTCCGTCCTTGTTTTAAGTCATCTACTGTTAATGTGCCGATTGCCATTAATCAAAATGGAAGCCACCTAGCTGGACGTGTAATTCCCAGATATAAAACTCATCCACAATACAGCCCCCAACAGTTGCACACCATGCGAAGTAAGGATGCTACCACAATAGGTAACAGCAGCAATCCAATGAATAGAGGACATCCGATTGTTCACCGTCCAACATTCAAGGGGCCTGGATTCGTTGAGGCTCTACCAAACAGCAGCAATCCAATGAATAGAGGACCTCCGATTGTTCACCGTCCAACATTCAAGGGGCCTGGATTCGTTGAGGCTCTACCAAACAGCAGACACGGTCACGACAGAAGGTATTACAGGTCCCAAGTATCACGAGGCTCTCTTCTAAAGAGGTGTCCTGGATTGAATAATGGCAACAGTTTCAATCATCCGCAAAATACTGTGCACCGTGCTGCTCATCCAGTGCTTCCCCAACCAAATTTTCCTGTTCCACAAAGCATAAATGTTGGGTCGGTAAACTACATTCATTCAGACCCTCAAGTACACTCAAAGCCAAACTCAAGCCATGTGGTTGGAGGTTCAATGCACAGCCAGCCTGACACGCCTTCTCAATCATATATGGGTGACAACTTTGAAAATGGAATAACTTTTCATTCTCAAGTATTATCGCAGCCAAATTTGGAAGTCCACGAG CTGGATTCAAGCAATGAACATGGGAAACAGATCCATTCGACGCCAGTGATACCCTCTCCTCTAAATCAGTCCCCACAGTTTCCAGAATTCGGCGAGCATACTACCTTATGTATTAATCCCCAAAATAATTACCATGAAAACAGTCAATCTCAAGGTGTTAAAAATACTATTCATGCAGACTTTGGTGTTAACTGGAACACTTCTCTCAGTCGTAACGATGTATTGATTTCTTCAGAGATTTCCCAACTACAAAGTGCAACATCAGCTGATAACACTCAGCGACCAAGTATGACGGAAAATGATTGTAGTATAGTGCCACCCGACAGTTTCTATCCCCAAAGTGTTCCACCAGGAAGCGGACAGCTTCTCGGAGCTGACAATGACAGCCATTTTCCTGTAGGCCAAGATCCCAACTCATTGAACTTTAGTTTCGACAATTGGATAATGGAGAATCCATCTTTTCCAGGCGACTTGGAAGTGAGTCCTATGTCTCCTGGCCTGAGTGTATTCTCACCTGAACCTGCTTCCATAGATGCAG GTGACAAGAATCCAACAATATATTGA
- the LOC140887772 gene encoding uncharacterized protein isoform X1, whose product MDNSCPLILEISSDEESGFLDIKEGDFTGDGGGFGDREDHNWLSKLLGEVDGDKDDDSDEVLLVSEMIPNPKKPRLQSWKPAWEIVCGGGDEDDDDCVILECESDQARVVKNDGVDNLGGGGGGGSGDSDDLEIVGEKGEVACRDFPHARHLCANFAFASTPHDVHCSQCHCYVCDSLAPCAHWGTGISKSDHCHASDKEDYWKTERIRAKNRDQPLRALPGTIDAFFSAGHRQTSQVPALLQPLANSLLQNQAFRQVPFRPCFKSSTVNVPIAINQNGSHLAGRVIPRYKTHPQYSPQQLHTMRSKDATTIGNSSNPMNRGHPIVHRPTFKGPGFVEALPNSSNPMNRGPPIVHRPTFKGPGFVEALPNSRHGHDRRYYRSQVSRGSLLKRCPGLNNGNSFNHPQNTVHRAAHPVLPQPNFPVPQSINVGSVNYIHSDPQVHSKPNSSHVVGGSMHSQPDTPSQSYMGDNFENGITFHSQVLSQPNLEVHEVSVPPLLDKIFQPNFPASSQRLLSKQLDSSNEHGKQIHSTPVIPSPLNQSPQFPEFGEHTTLCINPQNNYHENSQSQGVKNTIHADFGVNWNTSLSRNDVLISSEISQLQSATSADNTQRPSMTENDCSIVPPDSFYPQSVPPGSGQLLGADNDSHFPVGQDPNSLNFSFDNWIMENPSFPGDLEVSPMSPGLSVFSPEPASIDAGDKNPTIY is encoded by the exons ATGGATAATTCATGCCCACTGATACTGGAGATTAGCTCCGACGAGGAGTCGGGTTTCTTAGACATCAAAGAAGGAGATTTTACTGGCGATGGAGGCGGATTTGGCGACAGGGAAGACCACAATTGGTTGTCGAAGCTATTAGGTGAGGTGGATGGAGACAAGGATGATGATTCTGATGAGGTTTTGTTGGTGAGTGAGATGATTCCAAATCCTAAAAAGCCGAGATTACAATCTTGGAAGCCAGCCTGGGAAATTGTTTGTGGCGGAGgggatgaagatgatgatgattgtGTAATTTTGGAGTGTGAATCCGATCAAGCCAGAGTTGTTAAGAATGATGGAGTAGATAACcttggtggtggtggtggtggtggtagTGGTGATTCCGATGATTTGGAAATTGTTGGTGAGAAGGGTGAG GTTGCATGCAGAGACTTTCCTCATGCTCGGCATCTTTGTGCCAATTTTGCCTTCGCTTCTACTCCCCATGACGTCCACTGCAGCCAG TGTCACTGTTATGTTTGTGATTCACTTGCTCCATGTGCTCATTGGGGCACTGGCATTTCAAAATCTGACCATTGCCATGCTAGCGATAAAGAGGATTACTGGAAAACAGAGAGGATAAGGGCCAAGAATCGTGATCAGCCTCTACGTGCTCTTCCTGGTACTATTGATGCTTTTTTCTCAGCAGGACATCGCCAAACGTCTCAAGTTCCAGCACTCCTTCAACCATTGGCCAACTCTTTGCTGCAGAATCAGGCTTTTAGGCAAGTCCCATTCCGTCCTTGTTTTAAGTCATCTACTGTTAATGTGCCGATTGCCATTAATCAAAATGGAAGCCACCTAGCTGGACGTGTAATTCCCAGATATAAAACTCATCCACAATACAGCCCCCAACAGTTGCACACCATGCGAAGTAAGGATGCTACCACAATAGGTAACAGCAGCAATCCAATGAATAGAGGACATCCGATTGTTCACCGTCCAACATTCAAGGGGCCTGGATTCGTTGAGGCTCTACCAAACAGCAGCAATCCAATGAATAGAGGACCTCCGATTGTTCACCGTCCAACATTCAAGGGGCCTGGATTCGTTGAGGCTCTACCAAACAGCAGACACGGTCACGACAGAAGGTATTACAGGTCCCAAGTATCACGAGGCTCTCTTCTAAAGAGGTGTCCTGGATTGAATAATGGCAACAGTTTCAATCATCCGCAAAATACTGTGCACCGTGCTGCTCATCCAGTGCTTCCCCAACCAAATTTTCCTGTTCCACAAAGCATAAATGTTGGGTCGGTAAACTACATTCATTCAGACCCTCAAGTACACTCAAAGCCAAACTCAAGCCATGTGGTTGGAGGTTCAATGCACAGCCAGCCTGACACGCCTTCTCAATCATATATGGGTGACAACTTTGAAAATGGAATAACTTTTCATTCTCAAGTATTATCGCAGCCAAATTTGGAAGTCCACGAGGTTAGTGTTCCCCCCCTACTCGACAAAATCTTTCAGCCCAACTTTCCTGCATCTTCTCAGCGTCTGTTATCCAAGCAGCTGGATTCAAGCAATGAACATGGGAAACAGATCCATTCGACGCCAGTGATACCCTCTCCTCTAAATCAGTCCCCACAGTTTCCAGAATTCGGCGAGCATACTACCTTATGTATTAATCCCCAAAATAATTACCATGAAAACAGTCAATCTCAAGGTGTTAAAAATACTATTCATGCAGACTTTGGTGTTAACTGGAACACTTCTCTCAGTCGTAACGATGTATTGATTTCTTCAGAGATTTCCCAACTACAAAGTGCAACATCAGCTGATAACACTCAGCGACCAAGTATGACGGAAAATGATTGTAGTATAGTGCCACCCGACAGTTTCTATCCCCAAAGTGTTCCACCAGGAAGCGGACAGCTTCTCGGAGCTGACAATGACAGCCATTTTCCTGTAGGCCAAGATCCCAACTCATTGAACTTTAGTTTCGACAATTGGATAATGGAGAATCCATCTTTTCCAGGCGACTTGGAAGTGAGTCCTATGTCTCCTGGCCTGAGTGTATTCTCACCTGAACCTGCTTCCATAGATGCAG GTGACAAGAATCCAACAATATATTGA